A single window of Cytobacillus dafuensis DNA harbors:
- a CDS encoding ABC transporter ATP-binding protein: MEPILRVKNLRVSFLSRDDEFEAVRGVSFEVKKGETLGIVGESGSGKSVTARSIMRLLPSPPSFMKEGEITFLGENLSTKTEKEMESIRGRDIGMIFQDPMTSLNPTIKIGKQIAESLIKHQKLSQKEGKEKAIDLLKLVGIRNSETRYNQYPHEFSGGMRQRVMIAIALACRPTLLIADEPTTALDVTIQAQILNLMKDMQERFGTSIILITHDLGVVAGMCDRVVVMKDGEIVETGTTEEIFENPKHPYTLKLLNALPRLDENKKPKPAPLILPGTDYDKPLLKVRGLKQYFDMGKGNVLKAVDNISFHIRPGETLGLVGESGSGKSTTGRAILRLHEPTGGDVLYQGMAVNRLSQSEMKIMRRHMQMIFQDPYASLNPRFKVLDIIGQALDVHKLSGSKAERKRRVEELLEMVGLEPSHALRYPHEFSGGQRQRIGIARALAVEPKFIVCDEPLSALDVSIQSQVVKLLEDLQHRLGLTYLFIAHDLSMVKHISDRVAVMYAGKIVELAESEELYSNPQHEYTKKLLSAIPIPDPKIESMKKRVLMEEQTDEDKYHLSQSELVEVSKGHWVAMPKVAVHV; encoded by the coding sequence TTGGAACCGATTTTGAGAGTGAAAAATTTACGGGTATCATTTCTGTCTCGAGATGATGAATTTGAGGCTGTTCGCGGTGTTAGTTTTGAAGTGAAGAAGGGGGAAACTTTAGGGATCGTTGGAGAATCTGGAAGCGGCAAAAGTGTAACGGCCAGGTCCATTATGCGACTGCTCCCGTCTCCACCCTCTTTTATGAAGGAAGGAGAAATTACCTTTTTAGGTGAAAACCTCAGCACGAAAACTGAGAAGGAGATGGAAAGCATTCGTGGTCGGGATATCGGAATGATTTTCCAAGACCCAATGACATCATTGAATCCGACAATCAAAATAGGAAAGCAAATCGCGGAAAGCCTGATTAAGCATCAGAAATTATCGCAGAAAGAGGGCAAAGAAAAAGCAATTGACTTGCTTAAACTTGTTGGTATTCGTAACAGTGAAACGCGATACAATCAATACCCTCATGAGTTTTCAGGCGGAATGAGGCAAAGGGTTATGATCGCAATTGCTCTTGCTTGCCGGCCAACACTTTTAATTGCAGACGAACCGACAACAGCACTTGATGTGACGATACAGGCACAAATATTGAATTTGATGAAGGATATGCAGGAACGGTTCGGTACCTCGATCATCTTAATTACACATGACCTCGGTGTGGTAGCTGGTATGTGTGATAGAGTTGTCGTGATGAAGGATGGAGAAATTGTAGAAACCGGAACAACTGAAGAGATTTTTGAAAATCCAAAGCATCCATATACATTGAAACTTTTAAATGCGCTGCCTCGTCTCGATGAGAACAAGAAGCCAAAGCCTGCACCGCTGATTCTGCCGGGTACGGATTATGACAAACCATTGCTTAAAGTTCGAGGACTGAAGCAATATTTTGATATGGGGAAGGGGAATGTTTTAAAAGCGGTAGATAATATCAGCTTCCATATTCGACCGGGTGAAACTCTTGGACTTGTCGGGGAGTCAGGTTCTGGAAAGTCCACAACTGGGCGAGCGATTTTACGTCTACATGAACCGACAGGTGGAGATGTTTTATACCAAGGGATGGCAGTTAATCGGTTATCTCAAAGTGAAATGAAGATTATGCGCCGTCATATGCAAATGATTTTTCAAGACCCTTATGCGTCTCTAAATCCTAGGTTTAAAGTTCTTGATATTATTGGGCAAGCCTTAGATGTACATAAATTAAGCGGGAGTAAGGCTGAACGGAAAAGGAGAGTGGAAGAGCTCCTTGAAATGGTAGGACTAGAGCCATCTCATGCACTGCGCTACCCACATGAATTCTCTGGTGGACAGCGGCAACGCATCGGGATTGCACGCGCTCTTGCAGTGGAACCTAAATTCATCGTCTGTGACGAACCGCTGTCTGCTCTTGATGTATCCATTCAATCACAGGTCGTTAAGCTATTGGAGGATCTGCAGCATCGTCTCGGTCTAACTTATTTATTCATTGCCCATGACCTATCCATGGTGAAGCATATTAGTGATCGGGTTGCAGTTATGTATGCAGGGAAGATTGTTGAGCTTGCTGAAAGTGAAGAGCTCTACTCGAATCCGCAGCATGAGTATACGAAAAAATTACTCTCTGCCATTCCTATCCCTGATCCAAAGATAGAATCAATGAAGAAAAGAGTATTAATGGAGGAGCAAACAGATGAAGACAAGTATCACTTAAGTCAATCTGAGCTTGTTGAAGTATCTAAGGGGCATTGGGTCGCCATGCCGAAAGTCGCTGTCCATGTATAA
- a CDS encoding nuclease-related domain-containing protein yields MIVKKREIPIKILVLEAILRRLHEHHPKRTIIEEDLSKYKAGYQGEKALNYYLSFLDEQKYSIFHDLRLCNGEYYFQIDSLILSTDFALIVEVKNITGTLLFEPNFNQLIRSIDEKEEGFPNPLLQIQRQQLQLRKWLDKKRLIHLPIEILIINSNSSAILKGNQYVSKYVCKIDRLLEKIATLEKKYIVEILNPQEMRKLSKSILKYHSPFETQSFLQKYSIPSSDIITGVQCPQCKTFPMKYYRRKWYCPRCQTISKVEHIKATQDYFYLIKNTMSNADFRHFLHIHSISSASKLLESMDLKKTGEKKGRLYQAR; encoded by the coding sequence TTGATTGTAAAAAAACGAGAAATTCCTATAAAAATATTAGTACTTGAGGCTATACTTCGAAGACTGCACGAACATCATCCAAAGAGAACGATCATTGAGGAAGACTTGTCCAAATATAAGGCAGGATATCAGGGTGAAAAAGCTCTTAATTATTATCTAAGCTTTCTTGATGAACAAAAATATTCTATTTTCCACGATCTTCGTCTTTGCAACGGAGAATACTATTTTCAAATCGATTCACTTATCCTCTCTACCGACTTTGCTCTGATTGTAGAAGTGAAAAATATAACAGGCACTTTGCTATTTGAACCAAATTTTAATCAATTAATTAGAAGTATTGATGAGAAGGAAGAGGGATTTCCTAATCCACTATTACAAATCCAACGACAGCAGCTTCAACTGAGAAAATGGTTAGATAAGAAACGTCTAATTCATTTACCTATTGAAATTCTAATCATAAATAGCAATTCTTCAGCAATACTAAAGGGTAATCAGTATGTATCCAAATATGTTTGTAAAATTGACCGATTATTAGAGAAAATCGCTACTCTTGAGAAGAAATATATTGTGGAAATATTAAATCCACAAGAAATGCGAAAATTGAGTAAGAGTATTTTAAAATATCATTCTCCTTTTGAAACGCAATCTTTCCTCCAAAAATATTCAATTCCCTCATCAGATATTATTACAGGTGTGCAGTGTCCTCAATGTAAAACTTTTCCGATGAAGTATTATAGAAGAAAGTGGTATTGTCCAAGGTGTCAAACGATTTCTAAAGTTGAACATATTAAAGCTACACAGGATTACTTCTATTTAATCAAAAATACTATGTCAAATGCAGATTTCCGTCATTTTCTGCATATCCACTCGATTAGCTCCGCTTCAAAACTTCTTGAATCTATGGATTTGAAGAAAACGGGTGAAAAGAAGGGCAGGCTTTATCAAGCAAGGTAG
- a CDS encoding uracil/xanthine transporter: MNKWFSSMTMLSSVQWLFFIFANTVMVPISVANAFHLPPDTMAMMLKTSLIFTGLACIFQGWKGHRYPLLEGHSGLMWGLILNLGLSASSLGMSYSAIGGGIATGILLACFVTIILAAFNGISLLQSIFNPMVMSVYLFLLTFQLVLIFFKGMLKITEQGTLDIPVSLFSIGIVIFVSLLKLKGSTTISNFSILIGLIVGWLFYDLLFVDQLEQTAQATGITFTLFPLGKPNLEFGIITVAFFAGIMNLSNTIASISASEKLFQKETSQKRYRQSIFITSIFSVIGTGFGLVPFTPYTSTIGFLQSTRILDKKPFFIGGALITLIGLIPALGSFLASMPMTVGNAVLFVAYLQLFGTAFNSLNGKVFNSNTIFRLAAPVLVGISLMNINPSLFKDLPVLIQPFISNGLIMGVFISILLEKMVNWSAFEQQFELKNG, translated from the coding sequence ATGAACAAATGGTTTTCATCTATGACGATGTTATCTTCTGTTCAATGGTTATTTTTTATATTTGCAAATACCGTTATGGTTCCAATATCTGTAGCGAATGCATTTCATCTGCCTCCAGATACGATGGCGATGATGCTTAAAACTTCGCTGATATTTACTGGTCTAGCCTGTATTTTTCAAGGATGGAAAGGACATAGATATCCTTTATTGGAAGGTCATTCCGGACTAATGTGGGGATTAATCTTAAATTTAGGGCTATCTGCGTCATCGCTCGGAATGAGCTACTCGGCGATTGGCGGGGGAATTGCGACAGGCATTTTATTGGCATGCTTCGTAACGATTATTCTTGCTGCTTTTAATGGCATCTCGTTATTACAATCTATCTTTAATCCAATGGTGATGTCCGTTTATTTATTTCTATTAACCTTTCAGCTCGTATTGATTTTTTTCAAAGGGATGCTGAAAATTACAGAGCAGGGCACACTGGATATTCCAGTCAGCTTATTTTCAATTGGGATAGTCATATTTGTCAGCTTGCTTAAGTTAAAGGGAAGTACAACGATAAGCAACTTTTCCATATTAATAGGATTGATTGTCGGATGGCTGTTCTATGATTTATTATTTGTGGATCAGCTTGAACAAACGGCTCAAGCGACGGGAATTACTTTTACATTATTTCCTTTAGGGAAACCTAATTTAGAATTCGGAATTATTACTGTTGCATTTTTTGCGGGGATTATGAATTTAAGCAATACGATCGCTTCGATTAGTGCAAGTGAAAAGCTTTTTCAAAAGGAAACATCACAGAAGCGATACCGACAATCCATTTTTATTACAAGTATTTTTTCTGTGATTGGGACAGGTTTCGGGCTTGTACCGTTTACACCGTATACATCTACAATTGGATTTTTGCAAAGTACGAGAATTCTAGATAAGAAGCCCTTTTTTATTGGAGGAGCGCTTATCACATTGATCGGGCTTATTCCGGCACTAGGGTCATTTTTGGCTTCCATGCCGATGACGGTTGGGAATGCAGTATTGTTTGTAGCCTACTTGCAGCTTTTCGGAACAGCTTTTAACAGTTTAAATGGAAAGGTATTTAATTCGAATACGATTTTTCGATTGGCTGCCCCTGTTTTGGTTGGAATAAGCCTAATGAATATTAATCCTTCTCTTTTCAAAGATTTACCAGTTCTGATACAGCCATTTATTTCAAATGGATTGATCATGGGTGTGTTCATTTCGATTCTATTAGAGAAAATGGTTAATTGGTCGGCGTTTGAACAGCAGTTTGAGTTGAAGAATGGTTAA
- a CDS encoding gluconate 2-dehydrogenase subunit 3 family protein, giving the protein MSEKEKNISRRDFLKTSGIATGTLIGGGLIGGIIGYGMPKTTKVPDKKTEKTNHNLTSPKGRMFFTKDRDFNILSQATERIFPKDDTGPGAIELGVPYFIDNQLAGNYGSNAREYMQGPFFVGAPTQGYQSSQTRADAYTQGVSMLEKEAQSRYKKSFVDLEGEQMDAILTSFEKGEVKMNGLTSDFFFRMLRAATLQGAYADPIYSGNNNMDGWRMKNFPGNQMSYLNVIDSKEFQKIDPQSLANMKH; this is encoded by the coding sequence ATGTCAGAGAAAGAAAAAAACATTTCTAGACGTGACTTTTTGAAAACGTCTGGGATTGCAACTGGGACTTTAATTGGTGGTGGCCTGATTGGTGGCATCATTGGTTATGGGATGCCTAAAACAACAAAAGTTCCAGACAAAAAAACAGAGAAAACGAATCATAACTTAACAAGCCCGAAAGGAAGAATGTTTTTTACAAAAGATCGTGATTTTAATATTCTATCCCAAGCGACCGAACGAATTTTTCCAAAAGATGACACAGGCCCAGGAGCTATCGAGCTTGGTGTTCCATATTTTATCGATAATCAGCTTGCAGGAAATTATGGAAGTAATGCTAGGGAATACATGCAAGGACCATTCTTCGTAGGAGCACCAACACAAGGCTATCAAAGCTCTCAAACTCGTGCAGATGCATATACGCAAGGGGTTTCGATGCTCGAAAAGGAGGCACAATCGAGATATAAAAAGAGTTTTGTCGATCTCGAAGGTGAGCAAATGGATGCAATCCTTACTTCATTTGAAAAAGGTGAAGTAAAAATGAACGGGCTTACGTCTGATTTTTTCTTTCGCATGCTAAGAGCTGCTACACTGCAAGGCGCATATGCTGATCCGATTTATAGTGGAAATAATAATATGGATGGATGGAGAATGAAAAACTTCCCAGGAAATCAAATGTCCTATCTTAATGTAATAGATAGTAAAGAATTTCAGAAAATAGATCCTCAATCTTTAGCTAATATGAAGCATTAA
- a CDS encoding GMC family oxidoreductase, with the protein MARTLEKVDVVTVGVGWTGGIVAAECTKAGLKVVGLERGQERGTADFLHVHDEYRYAIRYELMQNVAKETVTFQNTRKMKALPMRQMGSFLLGEGLGGAGTHWNGWTYRFLPYDFEIKTLTEKKYGKNKVPKDYLLQDWGLTYDDLEPYYDKFEKTAGISGENKNPYGGKRSSEYPTPPMVKTPILERFEKATQKMGMKPYMLPAATISTTYTNPDGSKINGCQYCGYCERFGCEYGAKASPEVTVVPTALKTGNYDLRFNANVVEILKQGNKVTGVKYIDTLSLEEIIQPADVVVLTSYVLNNAKLLMVSKIGEQYDPDTGRGTLGKNYCYQLNAGSTGFFDEQMNVFMGAGALGMTLDDWNGDNFDHSDVNFIHGSGIWITQSGNRPIAKNPVTPDVPSWGPEFKKASIYNFTRTLYVGGQGATMPHKENYMSLDDTYKDAYGLPLLRLTYNFTEQDRNLFKFSNDKTEEIMKEMGAKTVVPENVIEEYDIVPYQSTHNTGGTIMGVDRDTSVVNTYLQHWDADNLFVVGAGNFNHNSGYNPTGTVGALAYRCADGIIKYSKSGGSLV; encoded by the coding sequence ATGGCGAGAACATTGGAAAAAGTTGATGTTGTTACAGTTGGTGTAGGCTGGACAGGCGGCATAGTCGCTGCGGAATGTACAAAAGCAGGCCTTAAGGTTGTTGGTCTAGAACGTGGGCAGGAAAGAGGAACTGCTGATTTTTTACATGTTCATGATGAGTACCGCTATGCCATTCGTTATGAATTAATGCAAAATGTTGCAAAGGAAACCGTTACTTTTCAAAATACCCGCAAAATGAAAGCACTTCCAATGAGGCAGATGGGTTCTTTCCTTTTAGGTGAAGGACTTGGAGGAGCAGGAACTCATTGGAATGGCTGGACATACCGATTTTTACCATATGATTTCGAGATAAAAACCCTTACTGAAAAAAAATACGGGAAAAATAAAGTCCCAAAAGATTATCTTTTACAGGATTGGGGATTAACGTATGACGATTTAGAGCCTTATTATGACAAGTTTGAAAAAACAGCAGGGATTTCTGGGGAAAATAAAAACCCGTATGGAGGTAAGCGTTCAAGTGAATATCCAACTCCGCCGATGGTAAAGACTCCAATTCTTGAACGGTTTGAAAAAGCAACTCAAAAAATGGGAATGAAACCATATATGCTGCCAGCAGCAACAATTTCAACAACATATACGAATCCGGATGGCTCCAAAATCAATGGATGTCAATATTGCGGATATTGCGAAAGATTTGGTTGTGAGTATGGGGCCAAGGCAAGCCCTGAGGTTACGGTGGTGCCTACTGCTTTAAAAACAGGAAATTATGATCTTCGCTTCAATGCAAATGTAGTTGAAATATTAAAACAAGGAAATAAGGTAACAGGTGTTAAATACATTGATACATTATCATTAGAGGAAATCATCCAGCCAGCAGACGTAGTCGTCTTAACAAGCTATGTTTTAAACAATGCAAAGCTGCTTATGGTTTCAAAAATTGGGGAACAATACGATCCTGATACAGGAAGGGGAACCTTAGGGAAAAACTACTGTTATCAGTTAAACGCTGGTTCAACTGGCTTTTTCGACGAGCAAATGAATGTGTTTATGGGAGCTGGGGCATTAGGAATGACATTAGATGATTGGAATGGCGATAACTTTGACCATAGTGATGTGAATTTTATTCATGGCTCCGGAATTTGGATTACCCAATCTGGGAACAGACCAATTGCCAAGAATCCTGTCACACCTGACGTTCCATCATGGGGACCTGAATTTAAAAAAGCCTCCATCTATAATTTCACAAGAACTCTCTATGTAGGCGGCCAAGGTGCAACGATGCCTCATAAAGAAAACTATATGTCGTTAGATGACACATACAAAGATGCTTACGGCTTGCCGCTTTTGCGGCTTACATATAATTTTACAGAACAAGACCGAAATCTCTTTAAATTTTCAAATGACAAAACGGAAGAGATTATGAAAGAAATGGGAGCTAAGACTGTAGTACCTGAAAATGTTATAGAAGAGTATGATATTGTTCCATATCAGTCTACACATAATACTGGCGGAACCATCATGGGAGTAGATCGTGATACGAGTGTAGTGAACACTTATTTACAGCATTGGGATGCCGATAATCTGTTTGTAGTGGGAGCTGGAAACTTTAATCACAACAGTGGGTATAATCCTACTGGAACAGTTGGAGCTCTAGCATACCGCTGTGCAGACGGGATTATTAAATATAGCAAAAGTGGGGGAAGTCTTGTTTAA
- the tatA gene encoding twin-arginine translocase TatA/TatE family subunit, translating to MGLSSIGIPGLIIILVIVLIIFGPKKLPEIGGAFGKTLSEFKRSTKGVLDDEDTTSMPEKKSE from the coding sequence ATGGGATTATCATCAATAGGAATTCCGGGTCTAATCATTATCCTTGTAATTGTATTAATCATATTCGGACCAAAAAAACTGCCTGAAATCGGTGGAGCATTTGGTAAGACATTATCAGAATTTAAAAGATCGACAAAGGGCGTGTTGGATGATGAGGATACAACTTCAATGCCTGAAAAAAAGTCTGAGTAG
- the tatC gene encoding twin-arginine translocase subunit TatC, which produces MDPYQEHKANAVAELSQKKIKEGAIKEGSLTDHLADLRKQLIKSASVFIFFLVIVFSTINWWLPYVTRGNDLVVLGPFQVIKLYTSICVTLSLGLSLPFFIHFIWTFVKPGLNSKEVRFLGIYAPAMFTLFILGLTFGYYVVNPLSYQFLVNFGAMNFDIMVSASEYVHFLIMTTVPLGFLFELPIIVLFLNSIDVLSAAALIKVRKWSYLVIAVVSALITPPDFISQLIVLVPMALLYEMSIYLVRRIEIRREKQSNENS; this is translated from the coding sequence ATGGATCCATACCAAGAGCATAAAGCGAATGCAGTTGCTGAATTATCTCAAAAAAAGATAAAAGAAGGAGCAATAAAAGAAGGATCACTCACAGATCATTTGGCTGATTTACGAAAGCAACTCATAAAAAGTGCTAGTGTGTTCATCTTCTTTTTGGTCATTGTATTTTCGACTATTAATTGGTGGCTCCCCTATGTAACGAGGGGAAATGATCTCGTAGTGCTTGGACCATTCCAAGTGATAAAGCTTTATACATCAATTTGTGTCACTTTATCACTTGGTCTTTCCTTGCCTTTCTTCATTCATTTCATTTGGACTTTTGTAAAACCAGGTTTGAATTCGAAAGAGGTTAGGTTTTTAGGCATTTATGCACCAGCCATGTTTACTTTATTTATATTAGGTTTAACCTTCGGATATTATGTCGTCAATCCATTAAGCTATCAGTTTCTTGTTAATTTTGGAGCTATGAATTTTGATATTATGGTGTCTGCTTCTGAATACGTACATTTTCTTATCATGACAACAGTTCCTTTAGGTTTTTTATTCGAGCTTCCAATTATTGTATTGTTTTTGAACTCAATAGATGTACTGTCAGCAGCTGCATTAATTAAAGTTCGGAAATGGTCATACTTAGTTATCGCTGTTGTTTCGGCGCTGATTACGCCGCCCGATTTCATCAGCCAATTGATTGTACTTGTGCCAATGGCTCTGTTATATGAAATGAGTATCTATCTTGTTCGCAGAATAGAAATTCGGAGAGAAAAACAATCGAATGAAAATAGTTAG
- a CDS encoding rhodanese-like domain-containing protein: MKKKLFLLLALSLLLALTACSSKASYENIDNEAAKKLIEDNKVEVIDVRTLEEYAEGHIPESSLLPLQELETRISELNKEKSYLLVCRSGNRSGQAAQILIDNGFTNIYNLKTGMNEWPFDVVK; this comes from the coding sequence ATGAAAAAGAAGCTTTTTCTATTACTGGCATTATCTTTATTACTTGCACTTACTGCATGTTCAAGCAAGGCTTCATATGAGAATATTGATAACGAAGCAGCAAAAAAATTAATTGAAGATAATAAAGTAGAAGTCATTGATGTTCGAACACTTGAGGAGTATGCGGAGGGACATATCCCCGAATCTTCACTTTTACCACTTCAAGAGCTTGAGACACGCATTTCCGAACTTAACAAAGAAAAATCGTATCTATTAGTATGTCGTAGTGGTAACCGCTCTGGCCAAGCTGCACAAATATTAATAGACAATGGTTTTACCAATATATACAACTTAAAAACAGGCATGAATGAATGGCCTTTTGATGTTGTAAAATAA
- the tatA gene encoding twin-arginine translocase TatA/TatE family subunit: MLSNIGIPGLIIILVLALIIFGPKKLPELGRAVGQTLREFKKSTKGLMDEEAEVVKEISKTTTESMKTI, translated from the coding sequence ATGCTATCTAACATTGGGATTCCCGGTTTAATTATTATTCTCGTTCTAGCACTAATTATTTTTGGACCTAAAAAACTTCCAGAATTAGGACGTGCAGTAGGACAAACATTAAGAGAATTTAAGAAATCAACTAAAGGCTTAATGGATGAGGAAGCAGAGGTTGTTAAGGAAATTAGTAAGACTACGACTGAAAGCATGAAAACAATTTAA
- a CDS encoding sensor histidine kinase, with amino-acid sequence MNNMTIKKQLTIIFIIVTILPISILGIFHSIEMTDFITQSSKNQKYATQRLAESVETYVNFHVNYIESISYNLSQSQNWSIDYMTMLLKGGKIKLPGFIELYVGNSDGKIIASYPRNSQEGEFLLGEDISNRDHFKEIKATERTVVTPILLGRHSKKPLIMIEAPILQESQFQGYVLGTLDLTALKKIIIDYDYGIGAYPVVEDQDHKVIYHPVLPLISKNYELKNLMQQYHFEDRLLGDGEFYSTVNHRYEYLSFEKIPSLNWVVYVSQPTSFKTESIRNAMILLGIVLVATLIFTQNLAKLLAQRMLDPINVLIEYSAAIERKSFSLENFDKIQMTNAAKEFNLLLNRFYEMGKNVFRNREELIKLNLDLERRIAERTEGLVKDITKEKEIDRLKNQLISFTSHEFKTPITTLSGSIETLLRKDIEWEEDFIDEILLGMKDDIQRLEQLTSDWIDIVKIDSNALVLINEQMRIGSFIEGVIQGLKKPPYTEAKIVFKRCEASEHIVAFDIKRVEQVIRNIITNAIRYSKGNPTIFIRVYEDKESIYIDFKDNGIGIAEEHIPKIFDRFFHVDASRTRKTGGTGLGLAICKGIIEAHGWEIKVVSQLNKGSTFTIVIPKNEQVK; translated from the coding sequence ATGAACAATATGACAATAAAAAAACAGCTAACAATTATTTTCATTATCGTGACTATTCTCCCGATTAGTATCCTTGGAATTTTTCATAGTATTGAAATGACCGATTTTATTACTCAATCCTCAAAAAACCAAAAGTATGCGACTCAACGCCTTGCTGAATCCGTTGAAACGTATGTGAATTTTCATGTGAACTATATTGAATCAATTAGTTATAATCTCTCACAATCGCAAAATTGGAGTATCGACTATATGACGATGCTTTTAAAAGGTGGAAAAATAAAACTCCCTGGTTTTATCGAATTATATGTTGGAAATAGCGACGGGAAGATTATTGCTTCATATCCACGGAATAGCCAAGAGGGAGAGTTTTTGTTAGGTGAAGATATTAGCAATCGAGATCATTTTAAAGAAATAAAAGCGACAGAACGTACAGTTGTTACTCCCATTCTTTTAGGGAGGCATTCGAAAAAGCCGCTTATTATGATAGAAGCGCCTATTTTACAAGAAAGTCAATTTCAGGGTTATGTTCTTGGGACGTTGGATTTAACAGCATTAAAAAAAATCATTATTGACTATGATTATGGAATAGGGGCTTATCCAGTTGTGGAAGACCAAGATCATAAAGTCATTTATCATCCCGTTCTGCCGCTAATTAGTAAAAACTATGAATTGAAAAATCTCATGCAGCAATATCATTTTGAAGATCGATTGCTCGGAGATGGGGAGTTCTATTCAACTGTCAATCATCGCTATGAATATTTAAGCTTTGAAAAGATTCCGTCACTGAATTGGGTTGTTTATGTTTCGCAGCCGACTTCATTTAAAACAGAAAGTATTCGTAATGCGATGATCCTCTTAGGGATTGTGCTAGTTGCAACCCTTATTTTTACACAAAACTTAGCAAAATTATTAGCTCAAAGAATGCTAGATCCAATTAATGTTCTAATTGAATACTCGGCAGCCATTGAACGTAAATCATTTTCTCTAGAGAATTTTGATAAAATCCAAATGACGAACGCGGCAAAAGAATTTAATTTACTTTTGAACCGCTTTTATGAAATGGGAAAGAATGTTTTTCGCAACCGAGAGGAGCTAATTAAGCTAAACCTTGATTTAGAAAGACGAATTGCGGAACGAACGGAAGGCTTAGTAAAGGATATAACGAAGGAAAAGGAAATTGATCGTTTAAAAAACCAACTAATTTCATTTACCTCTCATGAGTTTAAGACTCCAATAACAACATTAAGTGGGAGCATAGAAACGTTACTTAGGAAAGATATCGAGTGGGAAGAGGATTTTATTGATGAAATTCTGCTTGGAATGAAAGACGATATTCAAAGATTAGAGCAGCTAACGAGTGATTGGATTGATATTGTCAAAATAGATTCTAACGCTCTAGTGCTTATTAATGAACAGATGAGGATTGGCTCCTTTATTGAAGGTGTCATTCAAGGTTTAAAAAAACCTCCGTACACCGAAGCGAAGATTGTTTTTAAACGATGTGAAGCATCGGAGCATATAGTGGCCTTTGATATAAAAAGGGTTGAACAAGTTATTAGGAATATTATTACGAACGCAATCCGCTATAGCAAAGGGAACCCGACTATTTTTATTAGGGTATATGAGGATAAAGAGTCCATTTATATTGATTTCAAGGATAATGGAATCGGAATAGCAGAAGAACATATTCCGAAAATATTCGATAGGTTTTTCCATGTAGATGCTTCACGCACAAGAAAAACAGGCGGTACTGGTCTAGGCTTAGCTATTTGCAAAGGGATTATAGAAGCCCACGGATGGGAAATCAAAGTAGTAAGTCAATTAAATAAGGGCAGTACCTTTACGATTGTAATACCTAAAAATGAGCAGGTGAAGTAA
- a CDS encoding response regulator transcription factor: MKQKIMIVDDEPKILRLVSANLRSQNYDVLTYTNGYEMLEDYDCIMPDLVLLDILMPEIDGFEVLEALRSFTNVPIIMLSACHDAADKVTALDLGSDDYMTKPFTLDELYARIRAVLRRTGNQSQPTVINTSKKIKNLEIDFQKRRIFVDGNETDVSNTEYKLFAYLSSNQGKVITHEELLTQIWGPEYRNDIDYLRVTIARLRQKLRKSNGENKIEYIVTYPGVGYMID, encoded by the coding sequence ATGAAGCAAAAAATAATGATTGTGGATGATGAGCCAAAAATTTTAAGACTTGTGTCTGCGAATTTGAGGTCGCAAAATTACGATGTTCTCACCTATACAAACGGATATGAAATGTTAGAAGATTATGATTGCATCATGCCAGATTTAGTCCTCCTTGATATTTTAATGCCGGAAATTGACGGATTTGAAGTACTTGAAGCTTTACGTTCTTTTACGAATGTTCCAATTATTATGCTATCAGCTTGCCATGATGCTGCTGATAAAGTCACTGCATTGGATTTAGGATCTGACGATTATATGACGAAGCCATTTACATTGGATGAGCTTTATGCTCGTATTCGTGCTGTGCTAAGGAGAACAGGAAACCAGTCTCAACCGACTGTGATTAACACCTCAAAAAAAATAAAAAACTTAGAAATCGATTTTCAAAAAAGGCGAATCTTTGTTGATGGAAATGAGACAGATGTTTCTAATACAGAATACAAGCTATTCGCCTATCTATCTAGTAATCAAGGAAAAGTTATAACTCATGAAGAATTGTTAACCCAAATATGGGGACCAGAATATCGAAACGATATTGACTATTTACGGGTTACGATTGCAAGGCTAAGGCAAAAATTAAGAAAGTCGAACGGGGAAAATAAAATAGAATATATTGTGACGTATCCAGGTGTTGGATATATGATTGATTAG